The Nitrosopumilus sp. genome segment CTTCAAAACCTACTCCCAGTCCTAGAGGTTCACTGCCAAAACAATCAGATGATGAGCTTCCACAAGAATTAGATCTTGCACCAGAACCAATAACAGAATCTGATGATGAGGCAACTCCAGAGCAAATAGCTAGACTAGAACAATTAGAAAAACAACTTCAAGAATTAGAATCACTTTCTGTAGAGACACCAGAACCAGCAACTCCTTCAAAACCTACTCCCAGTCCTAGAGGTTCACTGCCAAAACAATCAGATGATGAGCTTCCACAAGAATTAGATCTTGCACCAGAACCAATAACAGAATCTGATGATGAGGCAACTCCAGAGCAAATTGCACAATTAAATGATCTTCAAGAACAAATTAATGAATTAGAAGATATGTTATCATCCATTATTTTCCCAGAAACAAAACCCTACGAAGACGATGAGGCAACTCCAGAGCAAATTGCACAATTAAATGATCTTCAAGAACAAATTAATGAATTAGAAGATATACTTTCTACAAAATTAAATCCTGATTCAATGAAATCTACAAAAAAAATTACTAAAAAACAATCAAAAAAAGTCAAACCACAAGTTGACACTTTTGAAGTTAGAAAGAAAATTATCCCTAGAATAAAAAAACAAAATAAAAAACTTGATTCTTTGGAGAAAAAACTACATAGTTCAACAATACAAGATAATGTATTAACAAATAATTCTCCTGAGGCTTATTGTGTAAAATGTAAAACTAAGAGAAAGATTAACACTCCTCGAGAAACTATTATGAAAAATGGAAGAGCTGCTACTACGGGATTTTGTTCTGAATGTGGATGTAAAGTTTTTAGAATTGGAAAAATGAAAAAATAATTCTAACTGTTTGGATTACATTTGACCAGATTGCCAGGCTTGGTTGAATTTTTTAATTGCTTCTTGATATGCCTTTATTGAATCGTCACCAGACGTTTTGAGAAATTTTTCCCACTGTTCATTGAATTTTTTGATTGATTCAATATTGGTTTCTTTGAAAATACTCTCTATCATCTTTGTTTGTTGTTTGATATATTCTGGTCCTATTTCTTGCCAAGTATTTTCCCAACTTGAACTAACTTTTTTTAATAATTCAGCATCTGATTCAATAGCTTTTTGGCAGGCATCATGATAAGTCATTAGTGTTTCATTAGTGGCTTTTTGCCATTGTGCTAGAGATTCTTTCCATCCCGTCAAGGCAGAATTATATTCTTTCCATGCTTTTTCAAATTCTGGTTTTTTTGATGGATTGCTAGTTTGTTTTTTTGGTTTTGATGTGGTCTTTTTTACTGGTTTCTTTTTTGTAGTGCTCTTTTTCTTAGCCATAATATTCTCTTAAAATAGTAGATGTTAAATCTTTCAAAAAGATTCAGTGTGAAATAACTTTTGAATATTTACTAAAATTTTGACGCCCGTGTAAAATTCACTCTGTGTTCTAGATCTTTTCCTTTGAATAATTTATAGTGGTTTTTACAAAGTTTTCTCGTTTCCCTAAAACTTATTTTTACAATTTCTATGGCTTGTTGTTTACACTCTGAAATACTACATTGCATCATTACAACTTTATTTTATTTCTTAATAAAACTTTGAAATTATGTAATTACCTGTGCTAACTTTTTATCTGTGATTTGAATGAAAAAATTATGAATGATGATGAGAAGGGTAAACGATTTTTAGAATTAATTGACGAACAAAATAATATCCAATGGGGCATAG includes the following:
- a CDS encoding DUF5679 domain-containing protein; amino-acid sequence: SKPTPSPRGSLPKQSDDELPQELDLAPEPITESDDEATPEQIARLEQLEKQLQELESLSVETPEPATPSKPTPSPRGSLPKQSDDELPQELDLAPEPITESDDEATPEQIAQLNDLQEQINELEDMLSSIIFPETKPYEDDEATPEQIAQLNDLQEQINELEDILSTKLNPDSMKSTKKITKKQSKKVKPQVDTFEVRKKIIPRIKKQNKKLDSLEKKLHSSTIQDNVLTNNSPEAYCVKCKTKRKINTPRETIMKNGRAATTGFCSECGCKVFRIGKMKK